Proteins encoded by one window of Emticicia oligotrophica DSM 17448:
- a CDS encoding YdeI/OmpD-associated family protein has product MTNPKVDFYFEKNKKWRPEVEKLREIILACGLTEELKWGTPCYTFEQNNIILIHDFKEYCAVLFFKGALLHDSETLLIQQTQNVQATRQMRFTSLQEIVDRERILKSYIFEAIEVEKLGLKVVLKETSEFEVCAEFQSKLDESDIFKAAFEALTPGRQRGYLLHFSQPKQSKTRESRIEKAIPQILQGKGLND; this is encoded by the coding sequence ATGACAAATCCAAAAGTTGATTTTTATTTTGAAAAAAACAAAAAATGGAGACCAGAAGTTGAAAAATTAAGAGAAATCATTCTAGCTTGTGGGCTCACAGAAGAACTTAAATGGGGTACCCCCTGCTATACTTTTGAGCAAAATAATATTATACTGATACACGACTTCAAAGAATATTGTGCAGTTTTATTTTTTAAGGGTGCATTACTCCATGATTCAGAAACTTTACTGATTCAGCAAACTCAAAATGTGCAAGCCACAAGACAAATGAGATTTACAAGTTTACAAGAAATTGTTGATAGAGAAAGAATCTTAAAATCATATATTTTTGAAGCTATCGAAGTTGAAAAACTTGGATTAAAGGTAGTTTTAAAAGAAACTTCAGAATTTGAAGTTTGTGCCGAATTTCAATCAAAATTAGATGAATCAGATATATTTAAGGCAGCATTTGAAGCACTCACTCCGGGTAGACAAAGGGGATATTTGCTTCACTTTTCTCAACCTAAACAGTCAAAAACTCGTGAATCACGCATAGAAAAAGCTATTCCACAGATTTTGCAAGGCAAGGGTTTAAATGATTAG
- a CDS encoding IS5 family transposase — translation MEILSKNTIEQYILPNLSIGLRGKECEIEQLTAIVSAILYRLKTGCQWRQLPVKQFFNNKVLTWQGVYYHFNEWVKDGSWTKVWINILASNYSYLDLSCIQLDGSHTLAKRGGEAVGYQGRKASKTTNLLFLADNQGQMLACASPQEGKHNDLYNIQELFEELCQMLIKAGINLRGLFLNADAGFDSKEFRQICKNKEIEANIDVNSRNNKIENQSTEYQHFDEELYKRRVLIEHANAWMDSFKALLVRFETKAINWVALNLLAFSVRFLRKIKYKS, via the coding sequence GTGGAAATCTTGAGTAAAAATACGATTGAACAATATATATTACCAAATTTAAGTATTGGTTTACGTGGAAAAGAGTGTGAAATAGAACAGTTGACAGCTATTGTTTCAGCAATTTTATATCGTTTGAAAACAGGTTGTCAATGGCGTCAACTGCCAGTAAAGCAATTTTTTAATAATAAGGTTTTAACATGGCAAGGAGTCTATTATCACTTTAATGAATGGGTCAAGGACGGCTCTTGGACAAAAGTTTGGATAAATATTTTAGCATCAAACTATTCATATTTAGACTTATCTTGTATCCAACTTGATGGTAGTCATACACTTGCCAAACGTGGAGGTGAAGCTGTTGGGTATCAAGGTCGAAAAGCATCAAAAACAACTAATTTGCTCTTTTTAGCTGATAATCAGGGACAAATGTTGGCATGTGCCAGCCCACAAGAAGGAAAACACAACGACCTTTATAATATTCAGGAACTCTTTGAAGAACTGTGTCAAATGCTCATAAAAGCAGGAATTAATCTCAGAGGCCTTTTTCTAAATGCTGATGCTGGATTCGATAGCAAAGAATTTCGTCAAATTTGTAAAAATAAAGAAATTGAAGCCAATATTGATGTTAATTCTCGAAATAACAAAATAGAAAATCAATCTACTGAATATCAGCATTTTGATGAAGAGTTATACAAACGACGAGTACTCATTGAGCACGCTAATGCTTGGATGGATAGTTTCAAAGCATTACTTGTCAGGTTTGAAACGAAAGCAATTAACTGGGTGGCTTTAAATTTATTGGCATTCTCAGTTCGTTTTTTACGAAAAATTAAATATAAAAGTTAA